The following is a genomic window from Nitrospira defluvii.
CGATCCCGGCATTGTGCACGTCGGCGTTTTTCTTGGCGTCGAGGCTCATATACTTCAAATGACCTGCATGCTTAGCCTCCAATACGGTCTGCTCAACCACCTTGCTCGCGGTACCACCGATGTGGAACGTGCGCATCGTCAACTGCGTACCAGGTTCACCGATGGATTGCGCCGCAATGACGCCGACCGGCTCACCCTTCTCGACCAGACGCCCCCGCGACAGATCGCGCCCGTAACAAAGCCGGCAGACCCCGCGTGCGGACTGACAGGTCAATACCGATCGAATTTTCACCCGATCAACACCCGCCTCGACCACGGCCCTAGCTTGCTCTTCGTCGATCTCCTCGTTAAACGAGACAATGATTTCTCCGGTCACCGGATCGCGAATGTCTTCGCCGGCGAGACGTCCCAACAGACGCTCTTCCAACGTCTGAATGATTTCCCCGCCTTCCAGCAGGGCACTCACCAAAATTCCGTCCGTGGTCCCGCAATCTTCCTCCGTCACGATGACATCCTGCGCAATATCCACCAAGCGGCGAGTCAAATATCCCGAATTGGCGGTCTTCAAGGCGGTGTCCGCCAAGCCCTTTCGCGCGCCGTGCGTCGAAATGAAGTACTGCAACACCGTCAACCCCTCACGGAAATTCGCCGTGATGGGCGTTTCGATGATTTCCCCTGATGGCTTGGCCATCAATCCGCGCATGCCACCGAGCTGACGAATTTGTTGCGAGCTACCTCTCGCGCCAGAGTCGGCCATCATGAAAATTGGGTTGAAGGATTCGGCCTTCGCAGGATCGCCCCCGGCACCCAATTCCTTCATCATCTCATTGGCCACCTGCTCAGTTACATGCGCCCAAATATCGATGACCTTGTTGTATCGTTCACCATTGGTAATCAAACCTTCGGAGTACTGCTTTTCGATTTCATTGACCTCGTGCTGAGCCTTGCCAATCAGGTCTTCCTTCCTGGACGGGATATGCATATTGTCGATACAGATCGACATGCCGGCCCTGGTCGCATAATGGAATCCCAGATCTTTGATCTTATCGAGGAAGGTCACGGTCTCTCGATGCCCGGCCTGCCGGTAGACCGCATCAATGAGCTTCGACATTTCCTTTTTGGTCATCAATTTATTGGCATCGGCAAACGGCATCATTGGAGGAAGAATTTCCGATAGAATGACGCGCCCGGCCGTCGTCTGCACCAACGCGCCGTTGCACCGGACCTTAATCCGAGCGTGTTCATCCAAGGCACCGGCGTCGTAGGCAATCCGAGCCTCCTCCGGGGAGCCGAACAACTTTCCTTCACCTTTCGCGCCGACACGCTCCTTGGTCAGCCAGTAGCACCCCAGCACCATATCCTGCGACGGCACGGCAATCGGCTTCCCATTGGCAGGCGACAAGATATTGTTGATCGACATCATGAGGACGCGAGCTTCGACCTGAGCCTCGACAGACAGCGGCACGTGCACCGCCATCTGATCTCCGTCGAAGTCGGCGTTGAACGCGGCACAGACAAGGGGGTGCAGCCGAATTGCTTTCCCTTCGACCAGTACGGGATCGAAGGCCTGGATGCCGAGTCTATGCAGTGTTGGTGCGCGATTCAAAAGAACGGGATGTTCTCGAATGACTTCGTCCAACACATCCCAAACTTCCGGACGCTCTTTCTCCACCAGGCGCTTGGCACTTTTGATTGTTGTCGCCGCACCACGCTCTTCAAGCTTGTGGAAGATGAATGGTTTGAACAGCTCCAAGGCCATTTTCTTGGGCAACCCGCATTGATGCAGGCGTAATTCGGGACCGACGACGATAACCGTTCGACCGGAATAGTCGACACGCTTTCCGAGCAAATTCTGCCGGAAGCGTCCTTGCTTCCCTTTCAACATATCGCTCAAGGACTTCAGCGGCCGCTTGTTTGGTCCACGAATCGCGCGGCCTCGACGGCCATTATCAAACAGCGCGTCTACCGCCTCCTGCAACATGCGCATTTCATTGCGAATGATCACCCCTGGAGCCTTGAGCTCGATCAGGCGCTTCAAACGATTGTTCCGGTTGATGACACGGCGATAGAGGTCGTTGAGATCTGAGGTCGCAAACCGACCACCATCCAAAGGAACCAGCGGGCGCAATTCCGGCGGCAGGACCGGGATCACGTCCATGATCATCCATTCAGGCTTGTTGCCGGAACGACGAAACGCTTCCAAGACCTTCAACCGCTTGGCGTACTTTTTCTTGAGCGCAGCAGATGCCGAGGCCTTGGCCTTCACATGCAACTCGTCCCACTGCGTATTGATATCGACCTTCCGCAGCAATTCACGAATCGCTTCAGCGCCGATCCCCACCTTAAAGGCACCGCTACCGTATTCGGACTGCAACGAGCGAAGCTGCTCCTCAGAAACCAGTTCCTGCTCGCTCATGCTCGTGGATCCAGGATCCACCATCACGTAGCTCTCGAAGTAGAGAATCTTCTCGAGCTGCTTGAGGCTCATATCCAACAGCGTACCAATCCGACTGGGCACACCTTTCAGAAACCAGATGTGCGCGACCGGGGCAGCTAACTCAATGTGCCCCATGCGCTCACGGCGCACCTTCGACTGAATGACCTCAACACCGCACTTGTCACAGACAATGCCACGGTGCTTCATGCGCTTATACTTACCGCAGTTACACTCCCAGTCCTTGATTGGGCCAAAAATCTTGGCGCAGAACAACCCATCTTTTTCAGGCTTGAACGACCGGTAATTGATCGTTTCCGGCTTCTTTACTTCGCCGTATGACCACGACCGGATCTTTTCGGGCGACGCGATACGAATGCGCATCGAGTCGAACGACACCGAGTCACGCGGTTTTTCGAATAATGTGTATACACCTTCCAAGGTTGATCCCTCCTTAACGGTCGCTTGAGCGCAGTTCTGAGTGGTGAGCTATCGGATGCGTCCGCTCGCAAAACTCAGCACTAGAATCAGTCCTTCGATTTGACCAGCTCTACATCGAGCCCAAGACTTTGCAGCTCTTTGACCAACACATTGAACGATTCCGGCAATCCAGGTTCCAAGAACGGCTCACCCTTGACGACCGCTTCGTACATGCGCGATCGGCCGGGCACATCATCCGACTTGACCGTCAGGAACTCTTGAAGAATGGAGGCAGCGCCATAGGCCTGAAGCGCCCACACTTCCATCTCTCCCAATCGCTGACCACCAAACTGCGCCTTTCCTCCAAGTGGCTGTTGAGTGACCAACGAATAAGGGCCGATTGAGCGGGCATGGATCTTATCATCCACCAGGTGGTGCAACTTCAACACATACATATACCCCACCGTGACGGGGCTGCTAAACGATTCGCCGGTCCGCCCGTCCATTAACACCGTCTGCCCACTGGGCGACAATTTACCCTTCTTGAGGAGCTCCTTGATCTCCTTCTCGGACGCACCATCAAACACCGGGCTCGCGACCTTGATTCCCAGGGCACGAGCCGCCCACCCCAGGTGAGTCTCCAGAATCTGCCCGACGTTCATACGTGACGGAACACCCAAGGGATTGAGCACAATCTCCACCGGCGTACCGTCCGGCAGATAAGGCATATCTTCCTCCGGCAACACGCGCGAGACGACGCCTTTGTTTCCGTGACGTCCGGCCATCTTGTCGCCAACCTGAATCTTCCGCTTCATCGCGATATAGACCTTGACCAGCTTGATCACGCCAGGCGGAAGCTCATCGCCCCTTCTTAGACGGCCCACCTTTTCATCGTACAAGGTCTGCAGAATTTCGATCTGCTCCTTAGCGCGTCGCTCGACGTCCTCCAGCTCCTTCTGCTCATCCGGATCACTGAGAATAATATGGCGCACCATGTCGTCCGGAAGTCGCTTCAAGATTTCAGCCGTGAGCTTGCCCTTTTTCTTCAGAATAACATCCCCGGTCTCCGGGTCCATCAGATCACGCCCGACGACCTTCCCAAGCAGGAGCTTTCGAACCTTCTTGGTTTTTTCGTCCTCGATGATACGCAACTCCTCCTGGTGGTCGCGCTGCAACTTCATGTGATCTTCGCTTTCGATACTCTTCGAGCGCTCGTCCTTGTCCAGCCCCTTCCTCGAAAAGATCTTCACATCGACCACGATGCCTTCGACACCAGGCGGAACCGTGAGGGATGTATCCTTCACATCCCCAGCCTTTTCTCCGAAAATAGCCCGCAGCAACTTCTCTTCAGGCGTCAGCTGCGTCTCACCCTTAGGCGTGACCTTGCCCACAAGTATGTCGCCGGGCTTGACTTCGGCGCCGATCCGGATAATTCCACTTTCATCCAAATCTCGAAGCGCCTCTTCTCCGACGTTCGGAATATCACGCGTAATGTCTTCTTTGCCCAACTTCGTGTCGCGAGCTTCTACCTCAAACTCTTCAATATGAATAGAGGTAAACGCGTCTTCGCGCACTAATTTCTCACTCAACAAGATCGCGTCTTCGAAGTTGTAGCCACCCCACGGCATAAATGCCACGAGCACATTTTTCCCAAGAGCCAACTCTCCATGGTCGATGGCCGGGCCGTCCGCCAACACCTGTCCACGCTTCACCGGCTCGCCAACTCGAACCACGGGAGTCTGAGTAATACAGGTGTTCTGGTTCGAACGTTGAAACTTAATCATTTCATAGACGTCCAGACCGGAATCGTTACGCTTACGCCCCTCCTTCGCGTCAGCCCGGACTACGATACGAGTAGCGTCGACGCTTTCCACCACGCCCTCGCGCTTGGCTTGCACGACGTACCCGGAATCGCGAGCCACGACGGCCTCCATGCCAGTGCCGACCAAGGGAGACTCTGCCTTGAGCAAGGGCACTGCTTGCCGCTGCATGTTTGATCCCATCAAGGCACGGTTCGCGTCATCGTGCTCAAGGAACGGCACTAGGGCCGTCGCCACACTGACAACTTGTTTCGGGGACACGTCCATATACTCGATCTTGTCCGGCGTTGCCGTAATGAAGTCTCCAGCTGATCGCGCCGACACCGTCTCCGAAACGAGACGACCCGAGGCGTCTACCTTGGAGTTGGCCTGGGCGATAATGTACTTATCCCCCTCGATGGCCGAGAGATATTCCAGTTCATCACTGACGCGCCCCTTCAGGACTTTCCTGTAGGGCGCTTCAATGAATCCGAATTCATTGATGCGTGCATAGGTCGCGAGAGACGTGATCAAGCCGATGTTGGGACCTTCCGGCGTTTCAATCGGACAGATACGGCTGTAGTGAGAGGGATGCACGTCCCGCACTTCAAAACCAGCCCGCTCACGGGTTAACCCGCCGGGTCCCAGGGCGGACAAACGACGCTTGTGGGTAATTTCAGCCAGGGGATTCGTTTGGTCCATGAACTGCGACAACTGGCTGCTGCTGAAAAACTCCTTCACCGCCGCGACAACAGGCTTGGCATTGATGAGGTCATGGGGCAGCACCGTCTCCATATCCAGGAGATTCATCCGCTCCTTGATGCTGCGCTCCATTCGGACAAGACCAAGACGGAACTGGTTTTCCAGCAATTCGCCCACAGATCGCACACGACGATTTCCCAAATGGTCGATATCGTCGATTTCCCCCCGGCCAATTTTCAAATTGACCAGGTAGCGCACTACTTCGACGATGTCTTGCGCCGTCAGGGTGCGCTGCTCAAGGGCGAAATCAAGCCCCAATTTCTTGTTGAGCTTCAACCGGCCAACAGGCGACAGATCGTATCGCTTCGGGCTCAAGAAAAGGTTGTCGAACAAGGCACGGGCCGTTTCCACCGAAGGCGTCTCGCCCGGGCGAAGCCGACGATAGATTTCAACCATTGCCTCTTCTTTAGAGCCAGTGCGTTCCATGTCCAGCGTATCCAGAATGACCAACGTCGCGTTGGTGGTATCAAGATACACGACCTTGAATTCTTCAATGTCGCTATCGAGGATCTTCTCCAGAATTTCTTCTGTGAGACGTTGATTCTTTTCGGCCAAAGACTGCTTTTTGCCGCTGTCCACCAATTCCGTCAACACCGCACGTCCGACGAGTTCCGCAGGCGTCACAGGGATCTCTTTAATCCCGGCACTCTTGAGCTTGGCAATCAATACCTTCGTCAACTTGGCCCCTTCACGAACCAGGGGATCCTTGCCGCCCTTCTCCATGACCTCCGTCGAACACTTCAAGCCATGATGGATTTCAGGATCAAGCTTCCGATACAGCTTCCCCTTTGAAACGCGAATTTCCTCGACCGGATAATACATCCGCAATAAATCGTCAGTACTGTAACCGAAGGCCTTCAGAAGAATGGTCGCCGGCATCTTACGTCGGCGATCAATGCGCACGTACAAGATGTCCCGCGCGTCGAATTCAAAATCGAGCCAGGAGCCGCGATACGGAATGATTCGAGCGGAATACAAAACTTTGCCGCTGGCATGCGTACGCCCTTTGTCATGCGTGAAGGACGCGCCCGGCGAGCGGTGCAACTGACTAACCACCACCCGCTCGGTCCCGTTGATGAGAAACGTTCCGCGCTCGGTCATCAGCGGCAATTCGCCGACGTAGACCTCCTGCTCCCGAACGTCCAACACCTTCTTTTTCGGCCCCTTGTCCTCCTTATCGAAAACAATGAGCCGCACGCGCAATTTCAAAGGGACAGCAAACGTCATGCCCTGTTCGAGACATTCCCGTTCGTCGTACTTCGGCGTACCAAGAGAGTAGTTGGAAAACTCCAAGGCCGCCGTATTATTGTAATCGGTGATGGGAAACACGCTCGCTAACGCCGCCTGCAACCCCTGATCCTTGCGACGATCCGGCTCGACCTCCATCTGGAGAAACTCTTCGTAGGACCGCTTCTGGATTTCGATGAGATCGGGGATATCGATGCTCGTACGAATTCGAGAAAAATCCTTACGTTCGACAAACTCCGAAAGAGTCGATTCCGACATTCGTTAGCCCTCCAAGCTCATAAGGAGATGAACGCCCCGCGCCATCCCAACCCGACAACTCACACCGCTAAAACAGAACGAATTACTTGACTTCGACTTTGGCGCCGCTCTCCTCAAGCTTCTTCTTCATCGTGTCAGCCTCTTCCTTGGTTGCGCCGGTCTTGATGGGCTTCGGCGCACCTTCAACCAAGTCCTTCGCCTCCTTGAGACCGAGGCTGGTGAGCTCACGCACCACCTTGATAACCTGGATCTTCTTGTCCGCAGGCGCGCTGGCCAAAATCACGTCGAAGGACGTCTTCTCTTCAGCCGGAGCCGCCGCCGCACCTGCACCACCGCCCACCGCCGCAACAGCCACAGGCGCCGCCGCCGTCACGCCGAAGCGCGTCTCCAACCCCTTCACCAACTCCGCCAACTCCAACACGCTCATGCCCTCGATCGCCTTGATCAATTCATCTTGTGACAATTTGGTTCCTGCTGCTGACATGTCGCCCTCCCCTTTCTTTTTATCCTGAATGGCTGCAATGACTCGCACAAACTTGCTCAACACCCCGCTCAACGCATAGACCACACCACGTATCGGGCCCTGCATGGCCGACAACAACATGGCGATCAACACTTCCTTCTTCGGCAATTGTGCAATCGCCGTAAGATCGGCGGCCTGCACCACCTTGCCCTCCAACACTCCGACCGTCACCTTCATTTTTTCGGAGCGTTTTTCGGCCTGGATAAAATCTCGCAGAATCTTCGCCGGAAGAACCGGGTCGTCATACCCGATCACAAGCCCGGTCGGCCCCTTAAAATGTTCTTTCGCGTCAGCCAGGGTTGTCCCGGCCGAGGCTCGAACAGCCAGGGTGTTTTTGACGACGCAGTATTCCGCCTTGGCACCGCGCAACTGCCTACGAAGCTCGGTCATCTGATTGACGGGCATACCGGCACATTCCGTCAGAATAGCCAAGCGTGCGCGACCGAACTTTTCCGCCAACTCCGCGATCGCTGTTGCCTTGTCTTCTTTCTTCATGCCATTCCCCTTACTGAGAACCTGTCCGTTCTCACCCCCACAACTTCGACAGCGCTACAGGATCCAGTTTCACACCGGGCCCCATAGTGCTCGACATCGTCACGCTCTTGAGATAACGTCCCTTGCAGGACGACGGTTTCGCCTTGACCACCGACTCCAACACCGCTTGGGCGTTATCACACAGCTTCTGCACATCAAACGACACCTTGCCGACCGGAACCTGCACGATTCCCGCTTTCTCCACCTTAAATTCGACGCGGCCCTTGCGAATTTCGTTCACGGCCTTTCCAACCTCAAACGTCACCGTGCCTGTCTTCGGGTTTGGCATCAGGCCTCGCGGACCGAGCACTTTACCGAGCTTACCAACCGAGGCCATCAGATCGGGAGTGGAGATCGCACAATCAAACTCCATCCACCCACCCTTGATCTTCTCCATCAGATCATCGGCACCCACATAGTCGGCCCCAGCCTGCTTGGCCTCCTGCTCCTTTTCGCCCTTAGCGAACACGAGCACCCGGAGCTGCTTGCCGGTACCGTGCGGGAGCGCGGTCGTCCCGCGCACCATCTGATCCGAACGCTTCGGATCAACGCCAAGTCGAATCGCCAAATCAACGGATTCGTCATACTTTGCGTAGGAGGCCTGCTTCACAGCCTCGACGGCTTCCTTCAATTCGTAAAACCTGGGCTCGATTTTCTCCTGAGCCGCGGTCAGTTTCTTTCCCATACTGCTACTCCTTCACATCCGCCGGAGGTTCACTCTGCAAAAACTTACTGGACGGTGATACCCATACTGCGCGCCGTTCCCTGAATGATCTTAATAGCGCCTTCAAGGTCAGACGCGTTCAGATCGGACAACTTCTTTTGCGCAATTTCTCGCACCTGCGCCTGAGTCACCTTACCAACCTTATCTTTGTGCGGGATGCCCGAACCCTTGATGACACCAGCAGCCTTTTTAAGCAGATCCGACGCCGGCGGCGTCTTCATGATAAAGGTGAAGCTCCGGTCCTTATAGACCGTAATGATCACCGGGATAATGCTATCCCCATCTTTTTGAGTTTTTGCATTGAACTGCTTGCAGAACTCCATAATATTCACGCCGTGCTGTCCCAACGACGGACCGACAGGCGGAGCCGGATTCGCCTTGCCGGCCGGAATCTGCAATTTAATCTGCGCTGATACTTCCTTGGCCATGAGTTACTCCATGAGAACTGCGGATTGCTCGCAAGGACCGAGAACGACTCTCAGCCCCAACCACCAATCCAGTGACCTCAAATACGTTCGACCTGCAAAAAACCGAGCTCGACCGGAGTGGACCGGCCAAAAATACTAACAAACACCTTTACGCGATTGTGGTCGGCATCCACATCGTCGACGGCACCATTAAAGCCCAAAAACGGCCCATCAACAATGCGAACATTGTCACCCTTAATGAACCTGACTTGCTCGCGCGGACCGGCCGCACCGGCATCCACCTGCTTGAGCAAGGAATCCACCTCTTCAGTGGAAAGAGGCGTCGGCTGAGCTCCACCTCCGACAAATCCCGTCACCTTCGGAGTCTCCTTAATCATCTGCAAGGTCTCGTCGGCCAGGGGCGACTCTAATTCAACCAGGACATACCCGGGGAAAAATTTTCGCCGGGAGGTCCGCCGCTTCCCATCCTTGATTTCGATGACATCTTCCGTGGGAACCAACACTTGCCCCAGCCGGTCAGTAAGCCCCATTTGATTGGCGCGCTCAAGGAGGCTGGTCTTTACGCGCCCCTCAAACCCCGCATAGGTGTGGATGACGTACCAATTCTTATTGCTCATCATCTCCTCTCAGCTGAACATCCAGCATCGTATCGTCCGGCACTGCCGGACCTGTCCAGCCGCACCACGCAACTAAATGACCTTGCGCATCAGCCAGCCCAGCACGGAATCCATCATCGATAAGTACAGGGACATGAAGATACAGAACACAATCACGACCGTCGTGGCACCGATCGTTTCGGCCCTCGTTGGGAAAGAGACTTTTTTCAATTCACCGCGCACACCATCGATGAATTCTCGAACAGAGGTGATCAATCGCTGAAACACGGTTACAACCCTCTCTTAAAGCTGCTCGCGAAAAACCCTCAACACACCACCACCCCAC
Proteins encoded in this region:
- the rplA gene encoding 50S ribosomal protein L1; the encoded protein is MGKKLTAAQEKIEPRFYELKEAVEAVKQASYAKYDESVDLAIRLGVDPKRSDQMVRGTTALPHGTGKQLRVLVFAKGEKEQEAKQAGADYVGADDLMEKIKGGWMEFDCAISTPDLMASVGKLGKVLGPRGLMPNPKTGTVTFEVGKAVNEIRKGRVEFKVEKAGIVQVPVGKVSFDVQKLCDNAQAVLESVVKAKPSSCKGRYLKSVTMSSTMGPGVKLDPVALSKLWG
- the nusG gene encoding transcription termination/antitermination protein NusG produces the protein MSNKNWYVIHTYAGFEGRVKTSLLERANQMGLTDRLGQVLVPTEDVIEIKDGKRRTSRRKFFPGYVLVELESPLADETLQMIKETPKVTGFVGGGAQPTPLSTEEVDSLLKQVDAGAAGPREQVRFIKGDNVRIVDGPFLGFNGAVDDVDADHNRVKVFVSIFGRSTPVELGFLQVERI
- the rpoC gene encoding DNA-directed RNA polymerase subunit beta'; protein product: MEGVYTLFEKPRDSVSFDSMRIRIASPEKIRSWSYGEVKKPETINYRSFKPEKDGLFCAKIFGPIKDWECNCGKYKRMKHRGIVCDKCGVEVIQSKVRRERMGHIELAAPVAHIWFLKGVPSRIGTLLDMSLKQLEKILYFESYVMVDPGSTSMSEQELVSEEQLRSLQSEYGSGAFKVGIGAEAIRELLRKVDINTQWDELHVKAKASASAALKKKYAKRLKVLEAFRRSGNKPEWMIMDVIPVLPPELRPLVPLDGGRFATSDLNDLYRRVINRNNRLKRLIELKAPGVIIRNEMRMLQEAVDALFDNGRRGRAIRGPNKRPLKSLSDMLKGKQGRFRQNLLGKRVDYSGRTVIVVGPELRLHQCGLPKKMALELFKPFIFHKLEERGAATTIKSAKRLVEKERPEVWDVLDEVIREHPVLLNRAPTLHRLGIQAFDPVLVEGKAIRLHPLVCAAFNADFDGDQMAVHVPLSVEAQVEARVLMMSINNILSPANGKPIAVPSQDMVLGCYWLTKERVGAKGEGKLFGSPEEARIAYDAGALDEHARIKVRCNGALVQTTAGRVILSEILPPMMPFADANKLMTKKEMSKLIDAVYRQAGHRETVTFLDKIKDLGFHYATRAGMSICIDNMHIPSRKEDLIGKAQHEVNEIEKQYSEGLITNGERYNKVIDIWAHVTEQVANEMMKELGAGGDPAKAESFNPIFMMADSGARGSSQQIRQLGGMRGLMAKPSGEIIETPITANFREGLTVLQYFISTHGARKGLADTALKTANSGYLTRRLVDIAQDVIVTEEDCGTTDGILVSALLEGGEIIQTLEERLLGRLAGEDIRDPVTGEIIVSFNEEIDEEQARAVVEAGVDRVKIRSVLTCQSARGVCRLCYGRDLSRGRLVEKGEPVGVIAAQSIGEPGTQLTMRTFHIGGTASKVVEQTVLEAKHAGHLKYMSLDAKKNADVHNAGIAVRNKEGEWVVMNRNAKIAIVDDSGREREKYPVVYGAKIKLKDGDRVEVGQKLVEWDPYSLTILTETGGKVAYGDILEGVTMKEEFDEVTGLSRKVIIEQSGATLRPRVSIKDDSGKTAKVSGAGAPVARYLLPVGAHIFVEKGAMVHPGDVLAKIPRETTKTKDITGGLPRVAELFEARKPKEQAVISEIDGEVSYGGFVKGMRKVLVDNKMGDVKEYFIPKGKHVNVHEGDWVRAGEPLMDGSANPHDILDVLGPKELQKYLVDEVQDVYRLQGVSINDKHIEIIVRQMLRKVRIEDPGDTSFLPGSQVSKGMFDVENQRVLEKDGKPALGKPVLLGITKAALTTDSFISAASFQETTRVLTEAAINGREDNLLGLKENVIVGRLIPAGSGFEEYRETFVASAKVPSELAGTVPQPVGVVEASSQTAGNETQNNP
- the rplL gene encoding 50S ribosomal protein L7/L12, with translation MSAAGTKLSQDELIKAIEGMSVLELAELVKGLETRFGVTAAAPVAVAAVGGGAGAAAAPAEEKTSFDVILASAPADKKIQVIKVVRELTSLGLKEAKDLVEGAPKPIKTGATKEEADTMKKKLEESGAKVEVK
- the rpoB gene encoding DNA-directed RNA polymerase subunit beta, with the translated sequence MSESTLSEFVERKDFSRIRTSIDIPDLIEIQKRSYEEFLQMEVEPDRRKDQGLQAALASVFPITDYNNTAALEFSNYSLGTPKYDERECLEQGMTFAVPLKLRVRLIVFDKEDKGPKKKVLDVREQEVYVGELPLMTERGTFLINGTERVVVSQLHRSPGASFTHDKGRTHASGKVLYSARIIPYRGSWLDFEFDARDILYVRIDRRRKMPATILLKAFGYSTDDLLRMYYPVEEIRVSKGKLYRKLDPEIHHGLKCSTEVMEKGGKDPLVREGAKLTKVLIAKLKSAGIKEIPVTPAELVGRAVLTELVDSGKKQSLAEKNQRLTEEILEKILDSDIEEFKVVYLDTTNATLVILDTLDMERTGSKEEAMVEIYRRLRPGETPSVETARALFDNLFLSPKRYDLSPVGRLKLNKKLGLDFALEQRTLTAQDIVEVVRYLVNLKIGRGEIDDIDHLGNRRVRSVGELLENQFRLGLVRMERSIKERMNLLDMETVLPHDLINAKPVVAAVKEFFSSSQLSQFMDQTNPLAEITHKRRLSALGPGGLTRERAGFEVRDVHPSHYSRICPIETPEGPNIGLITSLATYARINEFGFIEAPYRKVLKGRVSDELEYLSAIEGDKYIIAQANSKVDASGRLVSETVSARSAGDFITATPDKIEYMDVSPKQVVSVATALVPFLEHDDANRALMGSNMQRQAVPLLKAESPLVGTGMEAVVARDSGYVVQAKREGVVESVDATRIVVRADAKEGRKRNDSGLDVYEMIKFQRSNQNTCITQTPVVRVGEPVKRGQVLADGPAIDHGELALGKNVLVAFMPWGGYNFEDAILLSEKLVREDAFTSIHIEEFEVEARDTKLGKEDITRDIPNVGEEALRDLDESGIIRIGAEVKPGDILVGKVTPKGETQLTPEEKLLRAIFGEKAGDVKDTSLTVPPGVEGIVVDVKIFSRKGLDKDERSKSIESEDHMKLQRDHQEELRIIEDEKTKKVRKLLLGKVVGRDLMDPETGDVILKKKGKLTAEILKRLPDDMVRHIILSDPDEQKELEDVERRAKEQIEILQTLYDEKVGRLRRGDELPPGVIKLVKVYIAMKRKIQVGDKMAGRHGNKGVVSRVLPEEDMPYLPDGTPVEIVLNPLGVPSRMNVGQILETHLGWAARALGIKVASPVFDGASEKEIKELLKKGKLSPSGQTVLMDGRTGESFSSPVTVGYMYVLKLHHLVDDKIHARSIGPYSLVTQQPLGGKAQFGGQRLGEMEVWALQAYGAASILQEFLTVKSDDVPGRSRMYEAVVKGEPFLEPGLPESFNVLVKELQSLGLDVELVKSKD
- the secE gene encoding preprotein translocase subunit SecE; this encodes MFQRLITSVREFIDGVRGELKKVSFPTRAETIGATTVVIVFCIFMSLYLSMMDSVLGWLMRKVI
- the rplK gene encoding 50S ribosomal protein L11, which encodes MAKEVSAQIKLQIPAGKANPAPPVGPSLGQHGVNIMEFCKQFNAKTQKDGDSIIPVIITVYKDRSFTFIMKTPPASDLLKKAAGVIKGSGIPHKDKVGKVTQAQVREIAQKKLSDLNASDLEGAIKIIQGTARSMGITVQ